A single window of Granulicella mallensis MP5ACTX8 DNA harbors:
- a CDS encoding CPBP family intramembrane glutamic endopeptidase — translation MNNSPIIEPVRDEALDIQHDTDPAKDHGPAKRIPHLGHALLFFSLASTWLAFCALGFAAAAHIQTDEAARQHPGLGLAAQALGYLLTLLTSFWLFPRLWERSFLHGIQWNVLAAHRRWMWIVPAAIAVSFASQGMDRFLPPSPASDPITEIMHTSLGAWAVTLFGVLLAPLGEEIAFRGFLLPAFATAYDWLSLERTPAGLSRWESSSGHTRSAVIFAAIFSSIPFALLHAGQLSHNWGAVGVIYTVSLIFSYVRVRTHSVACSTLMHATYNLTIFAIAFFSTGGYRHLEKLNS, via the coding sequence ATGAACAACTCTCCCATCATCGAACCTGTACGCGACGAAGCGCTCGACATCCAGCACGATACCGATCCCGCCAAGGACCACGGGCCGGCGAAGCGGATTCCGCACCTTGGACACGCCCTCCTGTTCTTCTCGCTGGCCTCGACCTGGCTGGCCTTCTGCGCTCTTGGCTTTGCCGCCGCTGCACACATCCAGACGGATGAGGCAGCGCGCCAGCACCCCGGTCTCGGACTCGCCGCGCAGGCCCTCGGCTACCTGCTTACGCTGCTCACCTCCTTCTGGCTCTTCCCCCGCCTGTGGGAGCGCTCCTTTCTGCACGGCATTCAGTGGAACGTCCTCGCCGCCCACCGGCGCTGGATGTGGATCGTTCCGGCAGCCATCGCGGTGAGCTTCGCCTCGCAGGGCATGGACCGTTTTCTGCCGCCTTCTCCAGCCAGCGACCCCATCACCGAGATCATGCACACGTCTCTCGGCGCGTGGGCCGTCACGCTCTTCGGGGTTCTGCTCGCCCCGCTGGGAGAAGAGATCGCCTTCCGTGGCTTCCTGCTTCCCGCCTTCGCCACGGCGTACGACTGGCTCTCCCTGGAACGCACTCCAGCCGGCCTGAGCCGCTGGGAAAGCTCCTCCGGCCACACCCGCTCCGCCGTAATCTTCGCAGCCATCTTTTCCAGCATTCCGTTCGCGCTGCTGCACGCAGGACAGCTCTCGCACAACTGGGGCGCGGTCGGCGTGATCTATACCGTGAGCCTGATCTTCTCGTACGTACGCGTCCGGACACACTCCGTGGCCTGCTCGACCCTCATGCACGCCACCTACAATCTGACTATCTTCGCCATAGCTTTTTTCTCTACAGGCGGTTATCGCCACCTCGAAAAATTGAATTCATAG
- a CDS encoding TIGR03435 family protein — protein MKSGYLWRRLFGALAAVSLAFIAAEPPLAHGQGAYPSQTPLAFDVATVKPDDPGKMIMSDLRVYPGGRLIIHGYSLRALISEAFDLPGWQVVGGQKWVDTSRFDIEGKPPGELRNTISGGEFSHFGIHDLQVRLMLQALLIERFHLKFHMESPEGTVYLLKRGDGPLRLEASELNLYTRSEDGSITPRDAYPTGDVGMASGAPVAIYQTSMLQLARVLSNLKQVPVSDQTGLPGFYNFKSKTVLTDEDFKNGGTMHFLVDAVPEMGLKLVKTRGVVEKLAIDNVEPLSAD, from the coding sequence ATGAAAAGCGGCTACTTGTGGAGAAGGCTTTTCGGTGCGCTTGCCGCAGTGTCTTTAGCTTTTATTGCTGCGGAACCCCCTCTAGCACATGGTCAAGGCGCGTACCCTTCACAGACGCCTTTGGCGTTCGACGTGGCTACCGTAAAGCCTGACGACCCTGGCAAGATGATCATGTCCGATCTGCGGGTGTATCCGGGTGGGCGCTTGATTATCCATGGCTACAGTCTCCGGGCGTTAATTTCAGAGGCGTTCGACCTCCCCGGATGGCAGGTGGTTGGCGGGCAGAAGTGGGTGGACACATCCCGGTTTGACATCGAGGGCAAGCCGCCCGGGGAGCTCCGAAACACGATCTCCGGAGGCGAGTTCTCCCACTTCGGCATACATGACCTACAGGTACGATTAATGCTGCAAGCCCTGCTCATCGAACGGTTTCATCTGAAATTCCACATGGAGAGCCCGGAGGGAACCGTATACCTGTTGAAACGTGGTGACGGTCCGTTGCGATTAGAAGCCTCGGAGTTGAATCTCTACACGCGGTCAGAGGATGGAAGTATCACCCCACGCGACGCCTATCCAACTGGCGATGTGGGTATGGCCAGTGGAGCGCCCGTGGCCATTTATCAAACTTCCATGCTTCAACTGGCGCGTGTACTCAGCAACCTTAAGCAAGTTCCTGTGAGTGATCAAACCGGATTACCTGGTTTTTATAACTTCAAATCAAAGACCGTCCTAACTGATGAGGACTTCAAAAATGGAGGAACGATGCATTTCCTCGTGGATGCCGTGCCGGAGATGGGATTAAAGCTCGTGAAGACGAGAGGTGTGGTCGAGAAGCTCGCCATAGACAATGTCGAGCCGCTGTCTGCTGACTAA
- a CDS encoding rhodanese-like domain-containing protein has protein sequence MQLATQEPFVQAAINTWTAAESQIGATPKTPEELASIVSQFASSEGWLDGVRLRADDRWYERLYHGPDHDIWVISWMPGQSTGFHDHGESAGAFVVATGILEEHRPGEQTRVIPPGHPRAFGSEYAHDVRNASLAPAISIHAYSPPLTDMNEYELEGNQLVPRESVSERAETLNQERHVQNPNPTKPAGALSIEQLLTAARARLRRLSPEKANEAVDKTGAILVDIRPEGQRAIEGSIPGALIVERNVLEWRFDPASSARLPVANDHDFQVIVFCSEGYTSSLAAASLQDLGLWRATDVVGGFHAWHAAGLPIVPPGKAPQNLSR, from the coding sequence ATGCAACTCGCAACACAGGAACCATTTGTACAGGCCGCCATCAACACATGGACAGCCGCGGAGAGCCAGATCGGCGCAACGCCGAAAACGCCCGAAGAACTCGCCAGCATCGTCTCGCAGTTCGCATCCTCAGAGGGATGGCTGGACGGTGTGCGGCTGCGCGCCGACGATCGCTGGTATGAGCGGCTGTATCATGGCCCCGACCACGACATCTGGGTGATCAGCTGGATGCCCGGGCAATCCACCGGCTTCCACGACCACGGGGAGTCCGCGGGAGCCTTCGTCGTAGCGACCGGGATTCTCGAGGAGCATCGTCCTGGGGAGCAGACCCGTGTGATCCCTCCGGGCCACCCGCGCGCCTTCGGCTCCGAGTACGCGCATGACGTCCGTAATGCCTCCCTCGCGCCGGCCATCAGCATTCATGCCTATTCACCTCCGCTTACCGATATGAACGAGTACGAGCTGGAGGGAAATCAGCTGGTTCCGCGCGAAAGCGTGTCAGAACGGGCTGAGACACTGAATCAGGAGCGACACGTGCAGAACCCGAACCCCACAAAACCAGCTGGAGCCTTGAGCATTGAGCAGCTGCTTACAGCAGCACGTGCTCGATTGCGACGGCTATCTCCAGAGAAGGCCAATGAGGCGGTGGACAAAACAGGGGCAATCCTCGTCGATATCCGGCCCGAAGGCCAGCGCGCGATCGAGGGTAGTATTCCGGGCGCGTTGATCGTCGAGCGTAACGTGCTCGAGTGGCGGTTCGACCCTGCATCCAGCGCTCGGCTGCCGGTCGCAAACGATCATGACTTTCAGGTGATCGTGTTCTGCTCCGAAGGCTATACCTCAAGCCTCGCGGCCGCGTCTCTGCAGGATCTCGGTCTCTGGCGCGCGACGGACGTAGTGGGTGGATTCCATGCATGGCACGCAGCAGGTCTGCCGATTGTGCCGCCAGGCAAGGCTCCCCAAAACCTGTCCCGCTGA
- a CDS encoding SDR family oxidoreductase, whose translation MADIQGKVVVITGASSGIGATTAKALAKQGAAVVLGARRKDRLDTLVKEIEADGGRAVAVACDVTKRGDLVVLVEAGVKAFGKVDVLLNNAGIMPLSPMSELRVEEWDETIDVNVKGVLYGIAAALPIFEKQGSGHFINVSSVAGIRTFPSAAVYCGSKWAVGAITETLRQEVAAKNIRTTVILPGAISTELGNSIHHQETAEALAGFLTIAVSPQCIADAIAFAIGQPANVGVHEIVVRPSVQTL comes from the coding sequence ATGGCTGACATTCAAGGCAAAGTTGTAGTGATTACAGGCGCCAGCAGCGGTATCGGTGCAACGACGGCAAAGGCGCTGGCAAAGCAGGGCGCTGCGGTTGTTCTAGGCGCACGGCGCAAGGATCGGCTGGATACGCTGGTCAAGGAGATCGAAGCGGACGGCGGAAGGGCTGTTGCCGTGGCTTGCGATGTGACGAAGCGTGGGGATCTGGTTGTGCTGGTTGAAGCCGGGGTAAAGGCGTTCGGCAAGGTGGATGTGCTGCTGAACAACGCGGGCATCATGCCGCTTTCTCCGATGAGCGAGCTTCGTGTGGAGGAGTGGGACGAGACGATCGACGTGAATGTGAAGGGCGTGCTGTATGGCATCGCGGCTGCGCTCCCGATCTTCGAGAAGCAGGGCAGCGGGCACTTTATCAACGTGTCGTCGGTTGCAGGCATTCGCACCTTCCCAAGCGCGGCGGTCTACTGCGGATCGAAGTGGGCTGTGGGTGCGATCACGGAAACACTGCGGCAGGAGGTCGCGGCGAAGAACATCCGCACAACGGTGATTCTGCCGGGGGCGATCTCGACCGAGCTTGGGAACAGCATCCACCACCAGGAGACAGCAGAGGCCCTGGCCGGATTTCTGACGATCGCTGTGTCTCCACAGTGCATCGCCGATGCGATTGCATTTGCGATTGGGCAGCCGGCGAATGTGGGCGTGCACGAGATCGTGGTGCGACCTTCCGTGCAGACACTCTGA
- a CDS encoding AraC family transcriptional regulator, with product MKTKRSVLAELRVELAETIARQLPSEGDFPSAVPGLHLFRRHTPIVGACQVYEPGVAVVAQGAKAVDVGSELISFGEGIWLLTPLHVPAMFRITKASDERPYLACAIVLDMQAAREMIAEVEAAPGDGAVKGLAVTTGPMTVELFDAVLRMVRLNESPQDIPVLSRLLQREVLYRLLTSACAGVMRQIVTAGSQSQRVARAVDWLRLNFREPLRVEDLAQHAHMGVSTLHHHFREMTGNSPLQFQKQLRLFEARRLMLTEGMDTASAAFATGYESATQFNREYRRQFGQPPRKDVTVLQGGESLAFAG from the coding sequence ATGAAGACAAAACGAAGTGTGCTGGCGGAGTTGAGAGTCGAACTGGCCGAGACGATTGCGCGGCAGTTGCCGAGTGAAGGCGACTTTCCGAGCGCAGTGCCAGGGCTGCATCTTTTCCGCCGGCATACGCCGATAGTTGGCGCATGTCAGGTGTATGAGCCTGGGGTCGCTGTGGTGGCACAGGGCGCAAAGGCGGTTGACGTCGGCAGCGAACTGATTTCCTTCGGTGAAGGGATCTGGCTATTGACGCCGCTGCATGTTCCCGCCATGTTCCGGATCACGAAGGCGAGTGATGAGCGGCCTTATCTGGCGTGTGCGATCGTGCTGGACATGCAGGCGGCGCGGGAGATGATTGCCGAGGTCGAGGCGGCTCCTGGCGATGGAGCCGTAAAAGGCCTGGCCGTAACGACCGGACCTATGACGGTGGAGTTGTTCGACGCGGTACTCCGCATGGTTCGCCTGAACGAGAGCCCGCAGGACATCCCGGTGCTCTCCAGGCTGCTGCAGCGGGAAGTCCTGTACCGTCTGCTTACCAGCGCCTGTGCGGGAGTCATGCGGCAGATTGTGACGGCAGGTTCGCAGAGCCAGCGTGTAGCGCGGGCTGTGGATTGGCTGCGTCTGAACTTTCGTGAGCCGTTGCGGGTTGAAGATCTGGCGCAGCATGCGCACATGGGGGTGTCGACGCTGCATCACCACTTCCGCGAGATGACCGGCAACAGCCCTTTGCAGTTTCAAAAGCAACTGCGGCTCTTTGAGGCACGACGTCTGATGCTGACGGAAGGAATGGATACGGCATCGGCTGCATTTGCGACCGGCTATGAGAGCGCAACGCAGTTCAACCGCGAGTACCGGCGGCAGTTTGGACAACCCCCGCGCAAGGACGTCACCGTGTTGCAGGGAGGGGAGTCACTGGCGTTTGCTGGCTGA
- a CDS encoding alpha-L-fucosidase has product MDHISRRSMLVGTGAALASAVMGANAQTKAASAPQACPAHPAPASSPAPTADQARRLKWWKEARYGLFIHYGLYSLHGRQEWAVEKEAIPWSEYESLARRFSPKPGVAKEWVRIAQASGARYMVVTAKHHEGFCNFDTKLTDFNSMKQGPKRDLVREYVEAAREAGMPVGIYYSLMDWHHPDGERSSVDEAARKRFIEYTFGLIRELLTNYGKIDILWYDGGMPLEAEGWEAERMNKMVFALQPDIVVNGRNHASGDFSTPEQSIIAANNGRAWESCMTLNESWGYDAADDEWKSPRTHLRNLITCARDQGNFLINVGPTADGTFPEPAVRILTEVGDWLKGNGEAIFNTDPCQPWRPSYAMFTRRANTLYMHVHFWPGSDVSLSGLQTKVKSVRLLKSSTSLAFTQDAWRVHITGLPAEVPDHPITTLVLECESEPRMNLDHELRLAKPRLGVNVTL; this is encoded by the coding sequence ATGGATCACATCAGTCGTCGGAGTATGCTGGTTGGCACTGGGGCTGCGTTAGCGAGTGCAGTGATGGGCGCGAACGCTCAGACGAAGGCCGCGAGTGCGCCTCAGGCATGCCCCGCGCACCCTGCGCCCGCCTCTTCTCCTGCACCGACGGCCGACCAGGCTCGCCGGCTGAAGTGGTGGAAGGAGGCACGGTATGGCCTCTTTATTCACTACGGTCTCTATAGCCTTCACGGCCGCCAGGAGTGGGCGGTAGAGAAAGAAGCGATTCCATGGTCTGAGTATGAGAGCCTGGCTCGGAGATTTTCTCCCAAGCCTGGGGTCGCTAAAGAGTGGGTCAGGATCGCGCAGGCCTCCGGCGCCCGATACATGGTGGTCACGGCGAAGCATCACGAAGGCTTTTGTAACTTCGATACGAAGCTCACCGACTTCAATTCCATGAAGCAAGGGCCCAAGCGCGATCTCGTTCGGGAGTATGTGGAAGCTGCGCGCGAAGCGGGAATGCCGGTAGGTATCTATTACTCCCTGATGGATTGGCATCATCCGGACGGGGAACGAAGCTCTGTCGATGAAGCCGCGCGAAAGCGCTTCATCGAATACACCTTCGGTCTGATCCGGGAGTTGCTTACGAACTACGGCAAGATCGACATCCTCTGGTATGACGGTGGCATGCCTCTGGAGGCCGAGGGTTGGGAGGCCGAGCGCATGAACAAGATGGTCTTTGCCCTGCAACCGGATATCGTGGTGAACGGACGCAATCATGCGTCCGGCGACTTCTCCACTCCAGAGCAGAGCATCATCGCAGCCAACAATGGACGAGCCTGGGAGAGCTGCATGACCCTGAACGAAAGCTGGGGCTACGATGCGGCGGATGATGAGTGGAAGTCGCCACGCACGCACCTGCGAAATCTGATTACCTGCGCTCGGGATCAGGGCAATTTTCTGATCAATGTCGGTCCTACGGCAGACGGCACGTTTCCCGAGCCGGCGGTGCGAATCCTGACCGAGGTTGGAGATTGGCTGAAGGGCAACGGGGAAGCGATCTTCAACACCGACCCTTGCCAGCCGTGGCGGCCTTCGTATGCGATGTTTACGCGACGCGCGAATACGCTTTATATGCACGTCCACTTCTGGCCGGGCAGCGATGTTTCGCTTTCGGGGCTGCAGACGAAGGTGAAGTCGGTGCGTCTGCTGAAGAGCTCTACCTCTCTTGCGTTCACACAGGATGCCTGGAGGGTGCATATTACAGGCCTTCCGGCCGAGGTTCCCGATCATCCGATAACGACGCTCGTTCTGGAATGTGAGAGTGAGCCGCGGATGAACCTGGACCACGAGCTGCGCCTCGCGAAACCTCGCCTCGGCGTAAATGTGACGCTTTGA
- a CDS encoding DUF4838 domain-containing protein: MTRFDFLRNSGLIAAGFSFLPHTTWATINKPQGSKQVSTRELAEYQIVVPDQASAVEQQAAEKLQQYLAKIAHKNPVIRKEGDYRSGPAFFIGQTRYAKTQKVDFKQLKEDGFAYYPAGKKLIVAGGSGKGVLYGIYGLLELWGFRMYKSTVIQVPTTSSVSLPTKEVVVVPVVGYRTTSYPDTLKPEYTDWHKLSSRDAWGLFVHTFNELLPPDQYGKTHPEYFSLIDGHRQPGAQLCLSNPEVLQIVITNLRTKIAANPSATYWSVSQNDNDQYCRCGPCTTLNTKYGNVPSGSILYFVNGVAKAFPDKTISTLAYWYSRTPPQNIQAEPNVNIMLCNIESRRHAPVYETDPRFTQEFLAWNKIASNILIWDYDIQFTNLVSPFPNLHTIKPNIKFFTEHHVNSLYMQTNGQVGGEMAALRAYLIAELMWNPEADDNAIINEFLNGYYGAAGPYIRQYIDKMRESLLATGFKLDIFGSPEAAKDAYLSVDMLKVYQSLFDQAEKAVQTNPELLTRVKIARLPIVYAEIQIGRNEVDTPRSMFAHTPDGKPFVKPEMKALVYPFVSLCKEDGVTKVRERSTTPDDYQASYDRVFRNMDEISRNKSFKKTITPVTLPEGGEAVLPKLTDGIFGSWESWSSPDIHWVYYKGKHMDFVLDLGEVTDVQSISMDFLNAQAQPEWNIMVLPTYVTYALSANGKDFDNEIKIVNPNNPNPKENPDIAKVPLQSFRAALSTPVKARYIKVHGESMLHMPSWHILAGHVAEIYTDQIVVT; encoded by the coding sequence ATGACCCGGTTCGACTTCCTAAGAAATTCAGGCTTGATCGCAGCAGGCTTTAGCTTTCTGCCGCACACCACATGGGCGACGATCAACAAACCCCAGGGCAGCAAGCAGGTGAGTACGCGAGAGCTGGCCGAGTATCAGATTGTTGTGCCCGACCAGGCGAGCGCTGTGGAACAGCAGGCCGCCGAGAAGCTGCAACAGTATCTGGCTAAGATCGCGCACAAGAATCCGGTGATCAGGAAGGAGGGCGACTATCGGAGTGGCCCTGCCTTCTTTATCGGTCAAACACGCTATGCAAAGACGCAGAAGGTTGACTTCAAGCAACTCAAAGAAGATGGATTTGCGTATTACCCCGCCGGGAAGAAACTGATCGTTGCCGGTGGCTCAGGAAAAGGGGTGCTGTACGGCATCTATGGCCTGCTGGAGCTCTGGGGCTTCAGGATGTACAAGTCCACGGTGATCCAGGTTCCGACGACAAGCTCGGTCAGCCTTCCGACCAAAGAGGTCGTAGTCGTTCCTGTGGTGGGATACCGCACCACCTCTTACCCAGACACTCTCAAGCCGGAGTACACAGACTGGCACAAACTTTCTTCGCGGGACGCCTGGGGATTGTTCGTTCACACCTTCAATGAACTGCTTCCCCCGGACCAGTACGGCAAGACGCATCCTGAATACTTTTCTCTGATCGACGGCCACCGGCAGCCGGGCGCGCAGCTATGCCTTTCTAATCCCGAAGTTCTCCAGATCGTGATCACCAACTTACGCACGAAGATCGCCGCGAATCCCAGCGCCACCTATTGGTCGGTCAGCCAGAATGACAACGATCAATACTGCCGCTGCGGCCCCTGCACGACGCTCAACACCAAGTACGGCAATGTGCCCAGCGGATCGATCCTGTACTTCGTCAACGGCGTAGCCAAAGCGTTTCCCGACAAGACGATCTCTACCCTGGCTTACTGGTACTCCAGAACGCCGCCGCAGAACATACAGGCCGAGCCCAACGTCAACATCATGCTGTGCAATATCGAAAGTCGGCGGCACGCTCCGGTCTACGAGACCGATCCTCGCTTTACCCAGGAGTTCCTGGCCTGGAATAAGATCGCCAGCAATATTCTTATCTGGGATTACGATATCCAGTTCACCAACCTGGTAAGTCCCTTTCCGAATCTCCACACCATCAAACCCAACATCAAGTTCTTCACCGAGCACCACGTCAATTCGCTCTACATGCAGACGAACGGCCAGGTCGGCGGCGAGATGGCCGCGCTGAGAGCCTATCTCATCGCCGAACTAATGTGGAATCCGGAAGCAGATGACAACGCCATCATTAACGAATTCCTGAATGGCTACTACGGAGCCGCCGGGCCTTACATCCGTCAGTACATCGATAAGATGCGGGAATCGCTGCTCGCCACCGGCTTCAAGCTCGACATCTTCGGCAGCCCGGAAGCGGCGAAAGACGCCTATCTGTCCGTGGACATGCTGAAGGTCTATCAGTCGTTATTTGACCAGGCAGAAAAGGCTGTTCAAACAAACCCGGAGTTACTCACACGCGTGAAGATCGCGCGCCTTCCGATCGTCTATGCCGAGATCCAGATCGGTCGCAACGAAGTCGATACGCCGCGGAGCATGTTCGCGCATACGCCGGATGGCAAGCCGTTCGTAAAGCCGGAGATGAAGGCGCTCGTCTATCCCTTTGTAAGCTTGTGCAAAGAAGATGGAGTGACGAAGGTACGAGAGAGAAGCACAACACCGGATGACTACCAGGCCTCCTATGACAGGGTCTTCCGCAACATGGACGAGATCTCCAGGAACAAATCCTTCAAAAAAACAATCACTCCTGTAACTCTCCCTGAAGGGGGAGAGGCTGTCCTGCCAAAGCTGACGGACGGCATCTTCGGGTCCTGGGAGTCCTGGAGTTCGCCCGATATTCATTGGGTCTACTACAAGGGCAAGCACATGGACTTCGTCCTGGATCTCGGAGAGGTCACGGATGTTCAATCCATCAGCATGGACTTTCTCAATGCCCAGGCCCAGCCCGAATGGAACATCATGGTGCTGCCGACCTATGTCACCTATGCCCTCTCGGCCAACGGAAAAGACTTCGACAACGAGATCAAGATCGTCAACCCGAACAATCCAAACCCCAAGGAAAATCCGGATATTGCCAAGGTTCCGCTCCAATCATTCCGAGCCGCTCTGAGCACGCCCGTCAAAGCTCGATACATAAAAGTCCACGGCGAAAGCATGCTCCACATGCCTTCCTGGCATATCCTTGCCGGCCACGTAGCCGAAATTTACACCGATCAGATCGTCGTTACATAA
- a CDS encoding HAD-IA family hydrolase — protein MSELVSLRGKAVLFDMDGTLVDSTPVVERTWKWWAARHNLSLEEVLLFSHGRPGIATLEQFLPGRDHSEELAELEHSEETQTEGILAVPGAAEVVQALQKQNHPWAIVTSAWRKLAEARVIGAGLPLPRVIVPADEIRNGKPDPEGFLLAAEQLGVAPEECIVFEDTRPGIDAGLSAGMQVVGLLTTFSAQELRYQPLIRDFRDVSIRSEGESLKIELTQR, from the coding sequence ATGAGTGAACTAGTCAGCCTGAGAGGCAAAGCCGTCCTGTTCGATATGGATGGAACGCTCGTCGACTCTACTCCGGTCGTAGAACGCACGTGGAAATGGTGGGCGGCACGACACAACCTCTCTCTTGAAGAGGTGCTATTGTTCTCCCACGGGCGTCCGGGGATAGCCACTCTTGAGCAGTTTCTCCCCGGACGAGACCATTCGGAGGAACTGGCGGAGCTTGAGCATTCCGAAGAGACACAAACGGAAGGAATCCTGGCTGTGCCGGGAGCCGCAGAGGTTGTGCAGGCGCTCCAGAAACAGAATCACCCCTGGGCGATCGTGACCTCCGCCTGGAGGAAGCTGGCCGAAGCCCGTGTCATCGGCGCGGGCTTGCCTCTACCCAGGGTGATCGTTCCTGCGGATGAGATCCGCAACGGCAAGCCCGATCCGGAAGGCTTCCTTCTCGCAGCGGAACAGTTGGGCGTAGCACCGGAAGAGTGCATCGTCTTTGAAGACACACGCCCCGGTATCGATGCGGGGCTGAGCGCGGGCATGCAGGTAGTGGGTCTCCTGACGACGTTCTCAGCCCAGGAGTTGCGCTACCAGCCTCTCATCCGTGATTTTCGCGATGTCTCGATTCGGAGCGAAGGCGAGTCTCTGAAGATTGAACTCACTCAGAGGTAG
- a CDS encoding VOC family protein has protein sequence MKNPGNIRVTTIPAIRYVDPDQAIQWLKTALGFTEKAVYRSPAGIVEHAELVLGNGMVMIGTSGHNQQTAHWFVQPHSVGAVTSSVYLIVPDCGPVYASAKAAGAEFMQEMETKSYGGSSFIVRDPEGQIWALGEYDPWSKEATSE, from the coding sequence ATGAAAAACCCTGGCAACATACGCGTGACTACTATCCCGGCGATTCGATACGTGGACCCCGACCAAGCGATTCAATGGCTCAAGACGGCGCTTGGTTTTACCGAGAAGGCGGTATACCGTAGCCCGGCCGGCATCGTCGAACATGCTGAACTGGTTCTAGGTAACGGCATGGTCATGATCGGGACGTCCGGGCACAACCAGCAAACGGCTCACTGGTTTGTTCAGCCACACTCGGTAGGTGCTGTTACCTCTTCGGTGTATCTGATCGTGCCGGACTGCGGTCCTGTCTATGCTTCGGCAAAGGCAGCGGGAGCCGAGTTCATGCAGGAGATGGAGACCAAGAGCTACGGCGGAAGTTCTTTTATTGTCCGTGATCCCGAAGGACAGATATGGGCGCTGGGCGAGTACGATCCGTGGTCGAAGGAAGCTACCTCTGAGTGA
- a CDS encoding helix-turn-helix domain-containing protein, whose protein sequence is MIYLERRPVLPLACFVDRLWYCRAPALPHARERVLPTGRVQILFNLASDALTDCCAQTGEEIGRLSPSLLVGPRSQYELIDSRDLLELVGILFHPGGAAPLVREDAGAIFEQSIPVEDVHSGTDLRDLLRELPDPVEKLTAVEQWLLSLTRHGSAARKPLVVEGLKLLRQHSVQQVACSLGVSERRLHQVFKTEVGLSPKQWASTARFQRAIRLLHAGQIPRWDKLALDCGYYDQSHFCREFKAFSGIDPSTYVVSVGEWANHVREG, encoded by the coding sequence ATGATCTACCTTGAACGTCGGCCGGTTCTCCCGCTTGCGTGTTTTGTAGATCGCCTCTGGTACTGCCGGGCGCCTGCCCTGCCTCATGCCCGGGAGCGGGTGCTTCCTACGGGAAGAGTGCAGATTCTCTTCAACCTGGCATCGGATGCACTCACGGACTGCTGCGCGCAGACCGGCGAGGAGATCGGCAGGCTTTCTCCTTCATTACTGGTGGGCCCACGGAGTCAATATGAGCTGATTGATTCTCGAGACCTGCTGGAATTGGTCGGTATCCTGTTTCATCCGGGGGGTGCTGCACCTCTCGTGCGGGAAGATGCCGGAGCTATTTTTGAGCAGTCCATTCCCGTGGAGGATGTGCATTCAGGGACGGACCTGCGAGACCTCCTGCGCGAGTTGCCAGATCCTGTTGAGAAGCTGACGGCTGTTGAGCAGTGGCTGCTCTCCCTGACGCGCCACGGGAGCGCTGCGCGAAAGCCCCTGGTTGTTGAGGGGCTCAAACTGCTTCGGCAGCACAGCGTACAGCAGGTGGCGTGCTCGCTGGGTGTTAGTGAGCGGAGACTGCATCAGGTATTCAAGACGGAGGTCGGCCTGTCGCCCAAGCAGTGGGCCAGCACGGCACGTTTCCAGAGAGCGATTCGGCTTCTGCACGCTGGACAAATCCCGCGGTGGGACAAACTCGCGCTGGACTGCGGTTATTACGACCAGTCGCATTTTTGCAGAGAGTTCAAGGCGTTCTCCGGTATCGACCCGTCAACCTACGTAGTGTCCGTCGGTGAGTGGGCGAACCATGTCCGGGAGGGCTAA